From a region of the Paenibacillus segetis genome:
- a CDS encoding ABC transporter permease — MDQFWNTIQADWPLILEKTNEHINLSLISVLIACVIAIPIGIVLTAYKRLANTVITTVSVIQTIPSLALFGFMIPILGIGTKPAIIALTLYALLPILQNTYVGISGVNPALIEAGTGMGMTRWQILWMVQLPIARSIIMAGVRLVAVQTISLATIATYIAAGGLGDIITRGISMINTTTILEGAVPVSLLVIIVNVLLLGLNRVLTPKGLRQQTKN; from the coding sequence ATGGATCAATTTTGGAATACCATTCAAGCGGATTGGCCGCTGATATTAGAAAAAACAAATGAGCATATCAACTTGTCGCTCATATCCGTTCTGATCGCCTGTGTGATCGCTATTCCTATTGGCATTGTGCTTACCGCGTATAAGCGACTTGCAAATACGGTAATTACCACCGTCTCTGTCATTCAAACGATACCCAGTCTTGCATTATTTGGTTTCATGATTCCGATTCTCGGCATTGGAACAAAGCCTGCAATCATCGCGCTTACCCTTTATGCGTTGCTTCCTATTCTACAAAATACTTATGTAGGGATTAGCGGAGTAAATCCGGCACTCATCGAAGCAGGGACCGGGATGGGGATGACAAGGTGGCAGATTTTATGGATGGTACAGCTTCCGATCGCTCGCAGTATTATCATGGCGGGTGTTAGACTCGTCGCGGTTCAAACCATTAGCTTAGCCACCATTGCTACTTACATTGCAGCCGGCGGGCTTGGTGACATCATCACTCGCGGGATATCGATGATTAATACGACAACGATTCTTGAAGGTGCAGTTCCCGTTTCACTATTGGTCATTATCGTAAATGTCCTACTGCTTGGACTCAATCGGGTTTTAACGCCGAAAGGCTTGCGTCAACAAACAAAAAACTAA
- a CDS encoding ABC transporter substrate-binding protein: MNVFKKITKVRPGVWLRSSLIAGLSLVLVLAMTGCGKTASSSETITVATKGFAESDILANAIALLIENDTKLKTKITTLDNNLLWEAIQAGKVDTYVEYTGTALLNILKEKPEYDPQKAYDIVKEKLKEKNQIEVLEQIGFNDTYALVLRKEIAEKLNIKTTSELAAQAGDIVFGTSQEFLKREDTWPLVQKVYNPKFKEIKTIQNNALAYKAIEQGLIDVTDVYTTDSKIPISNFVVLEDDKHVFVPYFAIPVIREETLKQHPELKDVINKLAGKIDDAEMQKLNGEVEQKQRPAVDVAKEWLKNEGLIK; the protein is encoded by the coding sequence ATGAACGTATTTAAGAAGATTACAAAGGTTCGACCTGGAGTTTGGTTACGCAGTTCACTCATCGCAGGACTATCTCTCGTACTGGTGCTTGCGATGACGGGTTGCGGCAAGACAGCATCATCAAGCGAGACGATTACAGTGGCAACAAAAGGCTTTGCTGAATCAGATATTTTGGCAAATGCTATCGCGTTATTGATTGAGAACGACACAAAACTCAAAACTAAAATTACGACTTTAGATAACAATCTATTATGGGAAGCGATCCAAGCGGGGAAGGTTGATACCTATGTTGAATACACGGGAACCGCTCTACTCAATATCCTGAAAGAGAAGCCGGAGTATGACCCTCAAAAGGCTTATGACATTGTAAAAGAAAAACTGAAAGAAAAGAATCAAATCGAAGTGTTAGAACAAATCGGGTTTAACGATACTTACGCACTTGTTCTCCGCAAAGAGATCGCTGAGAAGTTGAACATCAAGACAACGTCGGAATTAGCTGCTCAAGCTGGGGATATCGTATTTGGCACGAGTCAAGAATTTCTGAAACGCGAAGATACATGGCCACTCGTTCAGAAGGTATATAACCCAAAATTCAAAGAAATCAAAACGATTCAGAATAATGCACTTGCTTATAAAGCGATCGAGCAAGGGTTGATTGATGTGACTGACGTTTACACTACGGATAGCAAAATTCCAATAAGTAATTTTGTGGTTTTAGAGGATGACAAACATGTGTTTGTGCCGTATTTTGCAATTCCCGTTATTCGTGAAGAAACACTTAAGCAACATCCAGAATTGAAGGACGTTATCAACAAATTGGCGGGTAAGATTGATGACGCCGAAATGCAAAAATTGAATGGTGAAGTTGAACAGAAGCAAAGACCGGCAGTGGATGTCGCCAAAGAATGGCTCAAAAACGAAGGTCTCATTAAGTAA
- a CDS encoding LLM class flavin-dependent oxidoreductase produces the protein MGIDKKQMALGAMMYFPAGEHISSWRHPESDAAGLLDFNYYKHIVQTAERGKFDMFFYADELYVWDRFESGIVQSNSIRPEPFTLLSALSVVTEKIGLAATVSTTYNEPYHIARKLATLDHLSGGRSGWNIVTSQTDEEARNFGKDKHLEHKNRYGRAKEFVDVTQGLWDSWEDDALLFDKQSGSFADKDKLHNLNYQTSEFSVRGPLNVSRPPQGYPVLIQAGASEAGKELAAASAEVVFAPGSAFGPFGTVEDGVQLYEDIKSRMTKYGRSRDELLILPGFMPIIGRTEAEAAERLAIVEELTPEKLGVDLLSHYLGQDISGYPLDEPLPFVPQLEGFNQSKSNLARIIQLLERENLTIRQLYKRINSRGVAGTPAQIADQMEEWFVSGAADGFNIMFPHLPGGLDDFVDLVVPELQRRGLFKQDYTGNSLRDHFGLKRPANRYSTVQTS, from the coding sequence ATGGGAATCGATAAAAAACAAATGGCACTTGGAGCGATGATGTATTTCCCCGCAGGCGAACATATTTCAAGCTGGCGGCATCCGGAATCGGATGCTGCAGGTTTGCTAGATTTTAATTACTATAAACACATTGTACAGACAGCGGAACGAGGCAAGTTCGATATGTTCTTCTATGCGGATGAATTGTATGTATGGGATCGGTTTGAGTCCGGGATCGTTCAATCGAACAGTATCCGTCCCGAACCCTTTACTTTACTCTCGGCACTTTCCGTTGTTACGGAGAAGATTGGTCTAGCGGCTACCGTATCGACAACCTATAACGAGCCATATCATATCGCTCGCAAGCTAGCGACACTTGATCATTTGAGTGGGGGGCGTTCGGGATGGAACATTGTGACTTCGCAGACGGATGAAGAAGCGCGTAATTTCGGTAAAGATAAGCATCTTGAGCATAAGAACCGCTATGGACGAGCGAAGGAGTTCGTTGATGTAACTCAAGGATTATGGGATAGCTGGGAAGATGACGCTCTATTATTTGATAAGCAATCAGGCAGTTTTGCCGACAAAGACAAACTTCATAACCTTAACTACCAAACCAGTGAGTTCTCTGTACGGGGCCCTCTAAATGTATCTCGTCCACCTCAAGGGTATCCTGTGCTCATTCAAGCGGGTGCTTCTGAAGCAGGTAAAGAGCTCGCTGCTGCATCGGCAGAGGTTGTATTTGCACCCGGTTCAGCATTTGGTCCGTTTGGAACGGTGGAGGATGGAGTTCAATTATACGAGGATATAAAGAGTCGGATGACAAAATACGGCAGATCTCGTGATGAGTTACTTATATTACCTGGATTTATGCCGATTATCGGGAGGACAGAAGCGGAAGCTGCTGAACGACTGGCGATTGTCGAAGAACTTACTCCTGAGAAGCTGGGAGTTGATCTCCTCTCCCATTACCTTGGCCAAGATATCTCAGGGTATCCTTTGGATGAACCCCTTCCTTTTGTTCCACAGCTAGAAGGGTTCAATCAAAGTAAAAGCAATCTTGCTCGGATCATACAGCTACTTGAGCGGGAGAATCTAACCATACGTCAATTGTACAAACGCATAAATTCGCGTGGTGTGGCGGGAACGCCGGCGCAGATTGCCGATCAGATGGAAGAATGGTTTGTTAGCGGAGCAGCAGATGGCTTTAATATTATGTTCCCACATCTTCCAGGTGGTTTGGATGACTTTGTAGATCTGGTTGTTCCAGAGCTGCAGCGAAGAGGACTGTTCAAACAGGACTACACAGGTAACTCGCTTCGAGATCATTTTGGATTAAAGCGTCCTGCTAATCGTTATAGCACTGTTCAAACAAGCTAA
- a CDS encoding urocanate hydratase, which translates to MMKVVDKIIATRGLELRCKGWRQEALLRMLENVLENGENQKELIVYASLGKAARNWPSYHAIVDTLKQLEEDETLVIQSGKPIGIFKTHKQAPLVVMANCNLVGKWATSENFYDLQEKGLIIWGGLTAAAWQYIGSQGVIQGTYEIFQSIARIHFGGDLRGRFILTAGLGGMGGAQPLAGTMANAVILCVEVSEERIDKRMANGYLKQKTSDLEEALEWVQDAIQEGRSLSIGLLGNAAEIYPELLSRGIIPDIVTDQTSAHDLLYGYVPKGYTLDQVIKARQLDPAKLQDDAGASIAEEVLALLAFKEQGAVVFDNGNNIRTQAVKYGVENAFDIDIFTEAFLRPLFARAIGPFRWIALSGDPEDIRIIDEYILQEFRDNDVVTNWIRLANQYVPIEGLPARIGWFGHGDRSKLALAVNRLVSEGKLSGPIAFSRDHLDAGAMTHPNIMTERMKDGSDAIADWPLLNAMMSCSSMADLVAIHSGGGGYSGYMTSAGITIVADGTKSSDERINLALNNDTGLGVLRYADAGYEESLDEVARTGIRRISTERYGGNLNA; encoded by the coding sequence GTGATGAAAGTGGTGGATAAGATTATAGCTACACGAGGGCTTGAACTTCGTTGTAAAGGCTGGAGACAGGAAGCGCTCTTGCGCATGCTAGAGAACGTCTTAGAGAATGGTGAGAATCAGAAGGAGCTTATCGTGTACGCTTCACTTGGTAAGGCGGCTAGAAATTGGCCTTCCTATCACGCGATTGTTGATACGTTAAAGCAGTTAGAAGAAGATGAAACGCTCGTCATTCAATCGGGCAAACCGATTGGTATATTCAAGACACATAAACAAGCCCCATTAGTGGTTATGGCTAACTGTAATCTAGTAGGCAAATGGGCAACAAGTGAGAATTTCTATGATTTACAGGAGAAGGGTTTAATCATTTGGGGTGGATTAACGGCTGCAGCATGGCAATATATTGGCTCGCAGGGCGTAATTCAAGGTACTTATGAGATATTTCAAAGTATAGCTCGAATTCATTTTGGGGGAGATCTGCGTGGTCGCTTCATTCTGACGGCGGGTCTTGGTGGTATGGGAGGTGCGCAACCGCTAGCAGGCACGATGGCGAATGCCGTTATTCTATGTGTTGAAGTGTCGGAAGAGCGAATCGATAAGCGGATGGCAAATGGTTATTTGAAGCAAAAAACGAGCGACCTGGAAGAAGCCTTGGAATGGGTACAAGATGCCATACAAGAAGGTCGAAGTCTATCTATAGGCTTACTAGGCAACGCAGCTGAGATTTACCCCGAGCTATTGAGCCGAGGGATTATTCCTGATATTGTGACGGATCAGACATCTGCTCATGATCTGCTCTATGGTTATGTTCCTAAGGGATATACCTTAGATCAAGTGATTAAGGCTCGTCAATTAGATCCAGCCAAATTACAGGATGATGCTGGGGCTTCGATAGCCGAAGAAGTGTTAGCTTTGCTTGCTTTCAAGGAGCAGGGTGCGGTCGTCTTTGATAACGGCAACAACATCCGTACGCAAGCTGTTAAATATGGAGTCGAGAATGCCTTTGATATTGATATTTTCACGGAAGCATTCCTCAGACCACTCTTTGCACGTGCGATTGGTCCCTTTCGTTGGATTGCACTCAGCGGTGATCCTGAGGATATCCGGATTATTGATGAATATATTTTGCAAGAATTCCGGGATAACGATGTCGTTACGAACTGGATAAGACTCGCTAATCAGTATGTACCGATAGAAGGACTGCCTGCACGAATCGGTTGGTTCGGTCATGGTGATCGGTCGAAATTGGCTTTAGCCGTTAATCGATTAGTTAGTGAAGGTAAGCTATCAGGGCCAATTGCTTTTTCAAGGGATCATTTGGATGCGGGTGCCATGACACATCCGAACATTATGACGGAACGAATGAAGGATGGCAGTGACGCTATTGCCGACTGGCCGCTCCTGAATGCCATGATGAGCTGTTCGTCGATGGCAGATCTAGTAGCGATACATTCAGGTGGCGGTGGTTATTCCGGTTATATGACCAGTGCGGGAATAACGATTGTAGCAGATGGAACGAAGAGCTCAGATGAACGGATTAATCTTGCCCTGAATAATGATACCGGGCTTGGCGTACTTCGTTATGCTGATGCAGGTTATGAGGAATCACTTGATGAAGTAGCTCGAACAGGAATAAGGCGTATATCGACAGAGCGTTATGGAGGTAACTTAAATGCGTGA
- a CDS encoding DUF917 domain-containing protein yields the protein MRELTKEDVLAAVKGGSVFASGGGGWVEHGLEIGGAAITLGKPKLVSVDELPEDAIIITCTAIGAPAGTQWQMLGKDYIKAVQLIIDHYEGKVVGVMTPQNGMSSTINGWLPAAALGLVVVDATGDIRAHPTGKMGSLGLASRIDFETIQAVAGGKPENGSYIELVTKGTPARTSNILRTASDMAGGFIAAARHPLPAKYIKEHAAIGGITMAIELGQAIVEAEAIGAEHVLDTICQKTGGTIIGRGKVVKKKVQYSGAFDIGTIKVKASDGNTLILHVMNEYMAVDDRNKERLSTFPDVITTFSLETGLPVSVGHIYEGQEIGVFVIDRSLIPLSSSVKDPSVYPEVEQALGIELYNLAFPEAEKINA from the coding sequence ATGCGTGAACTAACGAAAGAGGATGTACTGGCGGCTGTAAAGGGTGGGTCTGTATTCGCTTCCGGTGGCGGTGGCTGGGTAGAGCATGGATTAGAAATAGGGGGAGCGGCGATAACTCTTGGCAAACCTAAACTGGTCTCCGTTGATGAATTACCGGAAGACGCCATTATCATTACTTGTACAGCAATTGGAGCTCCAGCGGGGACGCAGTGGCAAATGCTCGGTAAAGACTATATTAAAGCAGTTCAGTTAATCATCGATCACTATGAAGGAAAAGTCGTTGGTGTCATGACACCTCAGAATGGGATGTCCAGCACGATAAATGGGTGGTTACCCGCCGCGGCACTGGGTTTGGTTGTAGTTGACGCAACGGGAGACATCCGTGCGCATCCAACGGGGAAAATGGGGTCGCTAGGGCTTGCTTCTCGCATTGATTTCGAGACGATTCAGGCTGTTGCCGGTGGTAAACCGGAGAATGGCAGCTATATCGAGCTTGTTACGAAAGGGACCCCAGCTAGAACCTCAAACATATTGCGGACGGCTTCCGACATGGCTGGAGGATTTATCGCAGCGGCAAGGCATCCGCTCCCTGCTAAATATATTAAAGAACATGCTGCTATAGGCGGAATCACGATGGCAATTGAGCTGGGGCAGGCTATTGTGGAGGCTGAAGCTATTGGTGCGGAACATGTATTAGATACAATCTGTCAAAAAACCGGAGGAACCATTATCGGAAGAGGTAAGGTCGTAAAGAAGAAGGTTCAATATTCGGGTGCATTTGATATCGGAACGATTAAAGTAAAAGCTTCTGATGGGAATACACTAATACTTCATGTGATGAATGAATATATGGCGGTCGATGACCGTAACAAGGAAAGACTTAGTACTTTTCCTGATGTGATCACTACCTTTTCTCTAGAGACGGGATTGCCCGTAAGTGTAGGCCATATTTATGAAGGACAGGAGATAGGTGTATTCGTTATCGATAGATCTCTTATTCCGCTTAGCTCTAGCGTAAAGGATCCCTCCGTATACCCTGAGGTAGAGCAGGCCTTAGGAATTGAGCTTTATAACCTGGCATTTCCAGAGGCAGAGAAGATCAATGCCTAA
- a CDS encoding HAL/PAL/TAL family ammonia-lyase, whose product MPNDVLILDGQSLTVADVYTVAYGRRPVQISEEAIVRVKASRDLIFELAEQDVPVYGLNRGVGWNKDRVIDKAFFERFNRNLILSHSAGVGAEAAEEEVRAVMLVRLNALLLGCTGVQLAIVQRYVDFLNLEIHPMLPLKGSVGAADITILSHIGLSFIGEGEVVMNGERLPTEAAMNKAGLKPLVLGPKDGLAIVSSNALSAGTGALVLHECEEILELADIVYALSLEALRGNVSPLDEAVHRVRPYKGQLKSVAHVRDILKQSYLWNSNLVDSLQDPLSFRGACQIHGAAYDALQYTREQLHIHLNSSDDNPCVLLEEKRILSCANFESVSWTLGFEMLGSALHHVSKSACYRTIKLGTPSFTGLSRFLTANEEYSIGYCTVQKTITALDAEIRHLSNPASADYFSLAGDLEDHAANSPYVVAKTRDIIDRLYYIIGIEALHAVQAIDLRKDLTQGLGTKAAYESIRSAVPFLGEDRNLSIDIEQAYQLLKSGQFLAKVRASLIN is encoded by the coding sequence ATGCCTAATGATGTTCTTATTCTGGATGGGCAGAGTTTGACTGTAGCTGATGTTTATACCGTTGCTTACGGCCGGAGACCCGTTCAAATTTCGGAGGAAGCTATAGTAAGGGTCAAGGCATCCCGTGATTTGATCTTCGAACTTGCGGAACAGGATGTTCCCGTGTATGGGCTCAACCGTGGTGTCGGTTGGAATAAAGATAGAGTAATTGATAAGGCATTCTTCGAGCGGTTTAATCGCAATTTGATATTATCCCACTCCGCAGGTGTTGGAGCTGAGGCAGCGGAAGAAGAGGTCCGCGCTGTGATGCTTGTAAGATTAAACGCTCTACTGTTAGGTTGTACGGGTGTTCAGCTTGCAATTGTTCAACGGTATGTTGACTTCCTTAATTTAGAGATTCATCCTATGCTTCCGCTTAAAGGATCGGTTGGAGCCGCGGATATTACGATCCTCTCGCATATTGGCCTTTCTTTCATTGGCGAAGGTGAAGTTGTGATGAATGGGGAGCGACTTCCTACAGAAGCTGCGATGAATAAGGCTGGACTTAAGCCACTTGTGCTTGGACCAAAGGATGGTCTCGCCATTGTTAGCTCTAATGCACTCTCAGCAGGTACAGGTGCCTTAGTATTGCATGAGTGTGAAGAGATTCTTGAACTCGCAGATATCGTATACGCTTTATCACTTGAAGCATTACGAGGCAATGTAAGTCCACTAGACGAAGCTGTACATCGCGTGAGACCTTATAAGGGACAGTTGAAAAGCGTAGCACACGTTAGAGATATTCTTAAGCAGAGTTATTTATGGAATTCGAATCTAGTTGATTCGCTACAGGATCCTCTGAGCTTCCGTGGTGCATGTCAGATTCACGGTGCTGCCTATGATGCGCTTCAATATACGAGAGAGCAACTCCATATTCATCTGAATAGTTCCGATGATAATCCTTGCGTATTGCTAGAAGAGAAACGAATTTTATCATGCGCTAATTTTGAATCTGTCTCTTGGACGTTGGGGTTTGAAATGCTTGGAAGTGCACTTCACCATGTCTCCAAAAGTGCATGTTATCGAACGATTAAACTCGGAACCCCTTCATTTACGGGGTTGAGTCGGTTTCTAACGGCAAACGAGGAGTATTCTATTGGCTATTGCACTGTGCAGAAGACGATTACGGCACTAGATGCTGAAATTCGTCATTTGTCTAATCCAGCTTCAGCGGATTATTTCTCATTGGCAGGCGATCTAGAAGATCACGCAGCGAACTCGCCATATGTAGTAGCTAAGACGAGGGATATTATCGATCGACTGTACTATATTATCGGAATTGAAGCACTGCATGCGGTTCAAGCCATTGATCTACGTAAGGATTTAACGCAGGGGTTAGGTACAAAAGCTGCTTATGAATCGATTCGCTCTGCTGTACCGTTTCTTGGAGAGGATCGTAATTTGAGTATCGATATTGAGCAAGCCTACCAGTTGCTTAAGAGTGGCCAATTTCTCGCTAAGGTTAGAGCATCGCTCATCAATTAA
- a CDS encoding DUF427 domain-containing protein — protein MAHHDPQWTLRDNYSEDWQIRAERSPKWIRVKLGEVYIADSKRVLVITETGKLPVYYFPKEDVRSDLFEISDYRKEDPNKGEATYWTIRVGDRVVENAVWSYLNPPQVSFILAGYVSFVWNKADAWFEEEEEIFVHARDPYTRIDALPSSRHIKVVVGGQVIAESRNSVVLFETGLTPRFYLPQEDINFNFLLPSDTVTRCPYKGVASYHSIDVGGKQYKDVVWSYAEALPEVHEIAGRLSFYNEEVDAIYIDGEKWSLQSKDRLPYKKIGDK, from the coding sequence ATGGCTCATCATGACCCACAATGGACTTTAAGAGATAATTATAGTGAGGATTGGCAGATTAGAGCTGAACGTAGTCCAAAATGGATTCGAGTGAAGCTCGGTGAAGTGTATATTGCTGACAGTAAGCGGGTTCTTGTTATAACGGAGACAGGTAAATTACCTGTGTACTATTTTCCTAAGGAAGATGTGAGAAGTGATCTCTTTGAAATATCGGATTATCGGAAAGAGGACCCTAACAAAGGAGAAGCTACCTATTGGACGATTAGAGTGGGGGACCGAGTCGTAGAAAATGCTGTATGGAGTTACTTAAACCCACCACAAGTTAGCTTTATTCTTGCAGGGTATGTCTCCTTCGTATGGAATAAGGCAGATGCATGGTTTGAAGAGGAAGAAGAGATATTCGTTCATGCAAGAGACCCTTATACAAGAATTGATGCCCTTCCGAGCTCAAGACATATTAAAGTCGTTGTTGGGGGTCAAGTTATTGCCGAGAGTCGTAATTCTGTAGTTCTGTTTGAAACAGGTTTGACACCGCGATTTTATTTGCCCCAAGAGGATATAAATTTCAATTTTCTTCTACCATCAGATACGGTTACACGTTGCCCTTATAAAGGTGTGGCTTCCTACCATTCGATCGATGTAGGGGGTAAACAGTACAAAGACGTCGTATGGAGCTATGCGGAGGCTCTTCCAGAGGTTCATGAAATTGCGGGTCGGTTAAGTTTCTATAACGAAGAAGTAGATGCAATCTATATTGATGGAGAGAAATGGTCTTTACAAAGCAAGGACCGTCTGCCTTATAAGAAGATTGGAGATAAATAA
- a CDS encoding DMT family transporter: MSAHKSALFGLLGVAVLWGFSYIISSYLITYFSPTFLSFTRMGLTWFVVLALLYRSGSLSRPTKKEWLLLLASSVFGTLIQQPLYFKGLQLSSAANASLIYAVAPLVAVFMERLFLKTPWTGGKLIGGILGVIGVTIIISFGGGKFSLSSGDVYLLIAMLGMTISMIFTPILARTMSLTSINIFGGGVGIVMMAPVATIDVLNGSLLVSSSIVIWLMLLLLAFITATSNIWWTRGVAITGPGTAAMFMNIPPFISLVAGHYLLGDAIHGAQLIGGLLILFGVYVSNRNKEQIRDFSSSNI, from the coding sequence ATGTCAGCGCATAAATCAGCTCTATTTGGACTTTTAGGAGTTGCCGTACTTTGGGGCTTTAGCTATATCATCAGTTCTTATCTAATCACTTACTTTTCTCCAACATTCTTATCTTTTACTCGGATGGGACTGACTTGGTTTGTAGTCCTTGCACTTCTATATAGAAGCGGATCTTTAAGTAGACCGACGAAAAAAGAATGGTTGCTTCTGTTAGCGTCTTCTGTCTTCGGTACATTAATCCAACAACCTTTATATTTTAAAGGACTACAACTATCATCGGCGGCCAATGCCTCACTCATTTATGCAGTTGCACCACTTGTTGCTGTCTTCATGGAACGATTATTTCTCAAGACCCCATGGACAGGGGGGAAGCTGATTGGCGGTATTCTTGGTGTGATTGGTGTCACTATTATTATCAGCTTTGGTGGTGGGAAATTTAGTTTATCCTCCGGAGATGTCTACTTATTGATCGCTATGCTAGGAATGACAATTAGTATGATATTTACTCCGATACTAGCTAGGACGATGTCATTGACCTCGATAAACATCTTCGGTGGAGGAGTAGGTATTGTCATGATGGCGCCAGTAGCCACCATAGATGTATTAAATGGTAGCCTACTAGTTAGTAGTAGTATTGTGATATGGCTCATGCTACTTCTATTAGCCTTCATTACAGCTACCTCTAATATATGGTGGACGCGAGGTGTGGCAATAACGGGCCCAGGTACAGCAGCTATGTTTATGAATATTCCGCCGTTTATTTCTTTGGTCGCTGGCCACTACCTCTTGGGAGATGCTATTCATGGAGCTCAATTGATCGGCGGTCTTCTAATTCTCTTCGGCGTCTATGTATCTAATCGTAATAAAGAGCAAATCAGAGACTTCTCTTCTTCCAATATATAG
- a CDS encoding phospholipid carrier-dependent glycosyltransferase, with product MRKWNWLNTCYKGFKNNPWLVLLFLVGAVIRILYIGSIPPGLNQDEASIGYDAYAILHYGIDRNGVHLPIHLIAWGSGQNALYAYLSMPFILLFGLTPMSVRMVSLFTGLLGMIIFYLVAKHLFKSSAAGIAAMFFISINPWHIMMSRWALESNLFPTLILIAVYCVMKSFQSPKWSYGFTIILALSLYAYGTAYFFVPLFIFTVAVLLLFKKVLKLRTILWNGGLFILLALPIFMFVMLNRLKLQEISTPFFTIPRLTNPRVDQISTIFSGNIIEAATNNFRKFISIFLSGNDGLPWNSISSFGYAYPIAVPFVLLGLVILLKSSLHLQDQTQMKQVIVIIWLFIAVLLTFITDVNINRINVIFYPLILLIVSGLMWLFRKEKVVGVISVIVFGIFFVMFTTVYFRDYPKQIGPAFFESIGEAIQYASTESDGKIYVTNRVNMPYIYVLFYERINPKDFINTVNYTNPGGAFQQVSSFGRYVFGNPDLVPGEQASYIYWNGDPIPMEEEGMSIKRFANYTVVTVQ from the coding sequence ATGAGGAAATGGAACTGGCTCAATACATGCTATAAAGGTTTCAAGAATAATCCATGGCTCGTACTTTTGTTTCTTGTGGGCGCAGTCATTCGTATTCTATACATAGGTTCCATCCCGCCGGGGCTGAATCAAGATGAAGCATCCATTGGTTATGACGCATATGCCATACTTCATTACGGCATAGATAGAAACGGGGTTCACTTACCCATTCACCTCATTGCCTGGGGAAGCGGGCAGAATGCCCTTTACGCCTATTTATCCATGCCCTTTATTCTGCTGTTCGGACTGACACCGATGTCGGTTCGAATGGTCAGCTTGTTCACGGGTCTGCTCGGAATGATCATATTTTACTTAGTAGCCAAGCATCTTTTTAAATCAAGTGCGGCAGGTATCGCAGCCATGTTCTTCATCTCCATTAATCCATGGCATATCATGATGTCGAGATGGGCGCTGGAATCCAATCTATTTCCTACGTTAATCCTAATCGCTGTTTATTGCGTAATGAAGTCATTTCAATCCCCAAAGTGGTCATATGGATTCACTATTATTTTGGCTCTATCCCTGTATGCATATGGTACAGCCTACTTTTTTGTTCCCTTATTCATATTTACCGTCGCTGTTCTTCTACTATTTAAAAAAGTACTGAAGCTCCGAACGATTCTTTGGAATGGGGGATTGTTTATTCTGCTGGCTTTACCTATTTTCATGTTTGTAATGCTGAATCGTTTGAAACTTCAGGAAATTTCAACTCCGTTCTTCACCATTCCTAGATTGACCAACCCACGTGTAGATCAAATTTCTACTATTTTCAGTGGAAACATAATAGAGGCAGCTACAAATAATTTTCGTAAGTTTATCTCCATTTTTCTAAGCGGGAATGATGGTCTTCCTTGGAATTCGATCTCTTCATTTGGATATGCTTATCCGATTGCTGTACCTTTTGTGCTATTGGGACTTGTTATCTTGCTTAAATCATCGTTACACCTGCAAGACCAAACGCAAATGAAACAAGTTATCGTGATAATCTGGCTCTTTATCGCTGTACTATTGACTTTTATTACTGATGTAAACATCAATCGGATCAATGTTATTTTCTACCCGTTGATCTTACTGATTGTCAGTGGATTGATGTGGCTATTCCGTAAGGAGAAAGTAGTAGGAGTCATCAGCGTTATTGTATTCGGAATATTCTTTGTCATGTTTACAACTGTATATTTCCGTGACTATCCTAAGCAGATCGGACCGGCATTTTTTGAGTCTATAGGTGAGGCTATTCAATATGCTTCGACTGAGAGTGACGGAAAGATTTATGTTACAAACAGGGTGAATATGCCTTATATCTATGTACTCTTTTATGAAAGAATCAACCCTAAGGACTTTATTAATACAGTTAATTATACAAATCCAGGAGGAGCGTTCCAACAAGTGTCTTCGTTTGGGAGGTATGTATTTGGTAATCCTGATTTAGTACCAGGAGAGCAAGCTTCCTATATTTATTGGAATGGCGATCCAATCCCTATGGAAGAAGAGGGAATGAGTATTAAACGGTTTGCAAATTATACTGTAGTAACGGTACAGTGA